CCAAAGTGAGTTGTTTTTAGCTTGGTAGTCGATATCGCATTCAATACACGACAACGTTAATTGTGGAATTTTATCGGCCAGCTCTTTACCAATACTAATCTTATGCATAAAATCACAACAGTTTTGTTTTTCAAATTGTTTCTTACTGCTTGCTCTTCAACTAACAGAAAGGAATGCAAAGAAAGGAACTTTTGTTTTTGATAACAACTGTTTATTAAATTCCTGCTGGTGCAAAACCAAATTGCACGAAATTTTGGGGCAGTAAAACAAAATATTTTCGCAATCAAATCCCATGTTCTGCAAACAAAAATTCTTATCTACAAGGTGTTGCCTGCCAAATTATTTTTGTAAATTGTTAAGCAATAATATAAATTAGGGAAACGAACATAATTGTTGTTCTGTATTTATGCGAGTTTTAAATGATTTCTTTCAAAACAAATAATTTAATAAAATGAAAAAAGCAATTTTTATTGGGTTTTTAATTTTTTCGGTAATTGCCGTTCCTGCGCAGGATAAAAAACTAAGTCGTAAAGAACGAAAAGCAGAACGCGAAGCGAAGCTAACAGAGCAAACTAAAAAGCTTATAGAGGATAAGGCCTGGCAATTTAATGCCTCGCAAATGCTTCCTTCAAGTGGTAAAAGCAGAAGCCTCACCACATCGTATAATGTGGTTTTAAAAGACAATGAAGTGGATTCCTATCTCCCCTATTTTGGCCGCGCCTATTCTGCTGATTACGGGTCAACAGAATCGCCGATGATTTTTAAGGCACCGATTGAGGATTACAGTGTTGAAGACGGGAAAAAAGGTGGATATGTTGTTAAGTTTTCAGCTAAGAATAAAAACGACCGCGTGACTTATACCTTTCAAATAGGTTCAACCGGATCGGCTTCGCTAAGTGTTAACAGTACCAACCGGCAACACATTTCGTACCATGGTGATTTTGTGCCAATAACTGAAAAAAAGAAAGAATAAAGGGACCTAAGCGAGAATGTAAATTAAAGTCTGTCGATAAGTTTAGTACATTAAATATTACAACTTATTACATACAAGAAGAATGATTTACCTTGGCGTTTTGCGCTGCGTAATCGGGCATGGAGCTAATTGCGTAGTGCTAAATTCTACCGGGCGAAAGAGGCTTTTTTCCCTGCAATCAAAATTTTCATGAGAACGTTGACAGTCTGCCATCATGGAAGGTTATCT
Above is a genomic segment from uncultured Draconibacterium sp. containing:
- a CDS encoding DUF4251 domain-containing protein, with protein sequence MKKAIFIGFLIFSVIAVPAQDKKLSRKERKAEREAKLTEQTKKLIEDKAWQFNASQMLPSSGKSRSLTTSYNVVLKDNEVDSYLPYFGRAYSADYGSTESPMIFKAPIEDYSVEDGKKGGYVVKFSAKNKNDRVTYTFQIGSTGSASLSVNSTNRQHISYHGDFVPITEKKKE